Proteins encoded within one genomic window of Mycoplasma phocoenae:
- a CDS encoding DUF885 family protein — translation MKKNKKLFNFLTLGSMLAAVATPAIAVSCSNTENLEKANKELNEKLQNIQSQIQKIRNESRGETSKYAKEIKGMFNSFKDKRETLFPEATGGFLTDEVKEAVLKFEKEELKKFEDYKNAGVSQIEGVWLSEIITLIKTDIALIEADTRYLGADSSWGIGDDNMLKPHWGTIEYAVASITDTQLEQLIKNLKAGASKGITHSKLYVKRGIAEIIRRILKEQLVNFAKSDKDNLTLEAFLSDAELMGDKKDSNVVKFLKFYGGEYYQSAHAEATDIKLSKANAADDKSADFEKENTVEVSYENEEKPVFTKIYGLGYSDKDLKAKNVGIGGMTNKEAAKKIYNSQLFVNLTSEKDAQVIYDKGVKNSRNNLNKMLAIANKIATLITGDENADWKPEIRFNEVKLEATDANKASTKKETVSIREGGKINADAWYKFVMSDEFFYGLEEDLTVEKADEIIKDETNKQAVEILNKNGFDALLSEAKVNAKYQYNESITNKQVYAAAIRALNEYNRWYDKTKDYSSSFFAEGVEECKIAIYPESESDLGSYSKEKGEFYFNGKPYLGLPKWSTTSFTNHESKMGHHNQLWYTKIDRAQEGGEYIEGIYDATAFNEGWALFVEWFAVETGWYGTPDYSDANDFDKMPVDFGKALNGYLPEIKGETATAEEIKYLKEVAGGTYWRLAKSVQKDLDDTQAAKNATQIGNLLQYYGMLNEAMMRDNRLALDTAIHGAELQGDDYIGTGISIEEQRTFMKKHLQLPSDIFSYPKRYLGYPAQATSYNAGKEVMKDLYEKVQKASGKTREEFTKDKEGIKKLFHWYLSFNSMPMAALEELITAQYELE, via the coding sequence ATGAAAAAAAATAAAAAATTATTTAATTTTCTAACATTAGGTTCAATGTTGGCAGCAGTTGCTACACCAGCAATAGCTGTTTCATGTTCAAACACTGAAAATTTAGAAAAAGCTAATAAAGAATTAAATGAAAAATTACAAAATATTCAATCACAAATTCAAAAAATTCGTAACGAAAGTCGTGGAGAAACATCTAAATATGCTAAAGAAATTAAAGGTATGTTTAATAGTTTTAAAGACAAACGTGAAACTTTATTCCCTGAAGCAACAGGTGGTTTTTTAACTGACGAAGTTAAAGAAGCTGTTTTAAAATTCGAAAAAGAAGAATTGAAAAAATTTGAAGATTATAAAAATGCAGGAGTTTCACAAATAGAAGGTGTATGACTTTCTGAAATCATTACATTAATCAAAACAGATATTGCACTAATTGAAGCAGACACTAGATACTTAGGGGCAGATTCATCATGAGGAATTGGTGATGATAATATGTTAAAACCTCACTGAGGAACAATCGAATATGCAGTTGCAAGCATTACAGATACACAATTAGAACAATTAATTAAAAATTTAAAAGCTGGAGCAAGCAAAGGAATAACACATTCAAAACTATACGTTAAACGTGGAATTGCTGAAATCATCAGAAGAATATTAAAAGAACAATTAGTTAATTTCGCTAAATCTGATAAAGATAATTTAACTTTAGAAGCATTCTTAAGCGATGCAGAATTAATGGGTGATAAAAAAGATTCAAACGTTGTTAAATTCTTGAAATTCTATGGTGGAGAATACTACCAAAGCGCTCATGCCGAAGCAACAGACATCAAATTATCAAAAGCCAACGCTGCAGATGATAAATCAGCTGATTTTGAAAAAGAAAACACAGTTGAAGTTTCATACGAAAATGAAGAAAAACCAGTTTTCACAAAAATTTACGGTTTAGGATACTCAGATAAAGATCTTAAAGCTAAAAACGTAGGTATTGGTGGAATGACAAATAAAGAAGCTGCTAAAAAAATCTACAACTCTCAATTATTCGTAAACTTAACATCAGAAAAAGATGCTCAAGTTATATACGACAAAGGAGTTAAAAACTCAAGAAATAACTTAAACAAAATGTTAGCAATTGCAAATAAAATCGCAACATTAATAACAGGTGATGAAAATGCTGATTGAAAACCAGAAATCAGATTTAATGAAGTTAAATTAGAAGCTACAGATGCTAATAAAGCTTCAACTAAAAAAGAAACTGTTTCAATTCGTGAAGGTGGAAAAATTAACGCTGATGCATGATACAAATTTGTTATGAGCGATGAATTCTTCTACGGATTAGAAGAAGACTTAACAGTTGAAAAAGCTGATGAAATCATTAAAGATGAAACAAACAAACAAGCTGTTGAAATCTTAAATAAAAATGGATTCGATGCATTATTAAGTGAAGCAAAAGTAAATGCAAAATACCAATACAATGAATCAATCACAAACAAACAAGTTTACGCAGCTGCAATTCGTGCATTAAACGAATACAACAGATGATATGATAAAACAAAAGATTACTCATCATCATTCTTTGCTGAAGGTGTTGAAGAATGTAAAATTGCTATATACCCAGAATCAGAATCAGATTTAGGATCATATAGCAAAGAAAAAGGTGAATTCTACTTTAACGGAAAACCATATTTAGGATTACCAAAATGATCTACAACATCATTTACTAACCACGAATCAAAAATGGGACACCACAACCAATTATGATACACAAAAATCGATAGAGCACAAGAAGGTGGAGAATACATCGAAGGTATTTACGATGCCACAGCATTTAACGAAGGTTGAGCATTATTCGTTGAATGATTCGCAGTAGAAACAGGATGATACGGAACACCTGATTACTCAGATGCAAACGACTTTGATAAAATGCCAGTAGATTTCGGTAAAGCATTAAACGGATACTTACCAGAAATCAAAGGTGAAACAGCAACAGCTGAAGAAATCAAATACTTAAAAGAAGTAGCTGGTGGAACATACTGAAGATTAGCTAAATCAGTACAAAAAGATTTAGATGATACTCAAGCAGCTAAAAACGCTACACAAATTGGTAACTTATTACAATACTACGGAATGTTAAATGAAGCTATGATGCGTGATAACCGTCTAGCATTAGATACAGCAATTCACGGAGCTGAATTACAAGGTGATGATTACATTGGAACTGGAATTTCAATTGAAGAACAAAGAACATTCATGAAAAAACACTTACAATTACCATCAGACATCTTCTCATACCCTAAACGTTACTTAGGATACCCAGCACAAGCTACATCATATAACGCTGGTAAAGAAGTTATGAAAGATCTATACGAAAAAGTTCAAAAAGCTTCTGGAAAAACAAGAGAAGAATTCACTAAAGATAAAGAAGGAATTAAAAAATTATTCCACTGATACTTATCATTCAACAGTATGCCTATGGCAGCACTTGAAGAATTAATCACAGCACAATACGAATTAGAATAA